A window of Terriglobales bacterium genomic DNA:
GAACGCGGGCGGCGGCGCAGGCGGCGCAGGCGGCGGACCCAGGGCAGAAGGGGCCGGCGGCGGTGGTGGAGGACTGGCGACTGGTGCGCGACGCGGAAGGCCGGACCGGGTGGGTGCTGGCGCGGATGATCGACGTCGATGCGCCGCTGGAGGTGGCGCAATACGCGGAGAGCCAGCGCATCGTGGCGTACTTCATGCTGAACGAGGTGGACGACAGCGGCAAGAAGGTGCCGCAGTACCTGCTGGCGCTGGGCGAGCCGAAAGACGGCCAGCCGCAGGACTACAACCAGATCCGCGTCTTCACCTGGAACACGAAGCGCGACCGCTACGAGACGGCGTATCGCGAGCGGAACCTGGCGGGCGAGCTGCCGATCCGCGTGGGGGTGGAGGAGTTTGCGGGGGAGGGGAAGCTGCCGTACTTCGTCCTGCGAGTGCGGGATGACGAGGGCAAAGTCACGGAGCGCAAGTACAAGATGAACGGGGTGATGGTGCGGCGGGCGCTGGCGCCCGGGGAGCAGCCGCCCCCCAAGCGGGCGGCGGGCG
This region includes:
- a CDS encoding SH3 domain-containing protein, with protein sequence MKSAHVRWLVALLLVAAAGCGKKEEESKEQMYVAVPQVMLRDRVAAVYNKVGSAKNGEKLVVLDRQKRFVKVRTAGGVEGWVEQRYLVSTTVYSQAQALANKEKVAPAQGKAIARNDINLHVEPGRDTEHLYQLKEGEKVDVLTRATAEKPGTRAAAQAAQAADPGQKGPAAVVEDWRLVRDAEGRTGWVLARMIDVDAPLEVAQYAESQRIVAYFMLNEVDDSGKKVPQYLLALGEPKDGQPQDYNQIRVFTWNTKRDRYETAYRERNLAGELPIRVGVEEFAGEGKLPYFVLRVRDDEGKVTERKYKMNGVMVRRALAPGEQPPPKRAAGGRKRR